One part of the Gossypium raimondii isolate GPD5lz chromosome 1, ASM2569854v1, whole genome shotgun sequence genome encodes these proteins:
- the LOC105785516 gene encoding uncharacterized protein LOC105785516 gives MTDHHHRFGQIRSTSQVLRQAAVHFTTHPFTFLFLSLLLFSFRCLVESGSLLLTSFIERDPSFKSLLSRLDLHPSHPHARLHPTRRPFLHLTRVGTLDDDFFSSDDDHPDRSLFGSFPNRPINSTPVILSNFDTRLGFSHSVADNGILLPEIVRHGVKFKTSPFVYERNEGEQQEERVVDFQFVYKGFELGRQDAATLFFLVSFLSFSYGWLILGFTTIYSLILGVLFVTVVNDLIGRFVSFIGAFLDGSKVGLKRLTGFVLMKWAVRDAVTQLLGLWYFGEIEDHYSFFKLFVRLKLMPFSVMSPWIRGFEKEISGFLFTWFLVDTLVAFAFSLAAWIAIVDSRRTGREIIEEGCYLMSTLLNQAIQIKCYEAIVMWVLTYIGGEHFFATVIEAALELYFMVAWLIFYFMVRCREASAEGRRYGRRELEVLVDGLT, from the coding sequence ATGACGGATCACCACCACCGGTTCGGCCAAATCCGATCTACCTCCCAGGTCCTAAGACAAGCCGCCGTGCATTTCACCACCCACCCTTTCAcattccttttcctttctttactCCTCTTCTCTTTCCGTTGTTTAGTTGAATCCGGTTCCCTTCTCCTCACTTCCTTCATCGAACGTGACCCTTCTTTCAAATCCCTTCTTTCCCGCCTCGACCTTCATCCTTCCCACCCCCACGCGCGTCTTCACCCTACTCGCCGTCCTTTCCTTCACCTCACCCGTGTCGGTACTCTTGACGACGACTTCTTTTCTTCCGACGATGATCACCCGGACCGCTCCCTCTTTGGTTCTTTTCCTAACCGCCCCATCAATTCTACGCCGGTCATTCTTTCCAACTTTGACACTAGATTGGGATTTTCGCATTCCGTGGCGGATAACGGGATTCTGTTGCCGGAGATTGTTCGTCACGGTGTTAAATTCAAGACTAGCCCCTTTGTATATGAAAGAAATGAAGGGGAACAACAAGAAGAAAGAGTTGTGGATTTTCAGTTCGTGTATAAAGGATTTGAGTTGGGCCGTCAAGATGCAGCGACGCTTTTTTTCCTCGTCAGCTTTTTATCGTTTTCGTATGGGTGGTTAATTCTAGGGTTTACAACgatttactctttgattttGGGTGTTCTTTTTGTTACAGTTGTTAATGACTTGATTGGAAGATTTGTTTCCTTTATTGGGGCTTTTTTGGATGGGTCAAAAGTGGGATTAAAAAGACTCACTGGGTTCGTTTTAATGAAATGGGCGGTAAGAGACGCGGTGACTCAGCTTCTTGGATTATGGTATTTCGGAGAAATTGAGGATCACTACTCGTTTTTCAAGCTTTTTGTTAGGTTAAAGTTGATGCCTTTTTCGGTTATGTCACCGTGGATTAGGGGTTTTGAGAAGGAGATTTCAGGGTTTTTGTTTACGTGGTTCTTGGTGGATACTTTAGTTGCATTCGCTTTCTCTTTAGCTGCTTGGATTGCCATTGTGGATTCGAGAAGAACCGGGAGGGAAATTATTGAAGAAGGTTGTTATTTGATGTCAACACTCTTGAACCAAGCGATACAGATCAAGTGCTATGAAGCTATTGTCATGTGGGTTTTGACTTATATAGGTGGGGAACATTTTTTCGCTACTGTTATTGAGGCTGCTTTGGAGCTGTATTTCATGGTGGCTTGGTtgatattttactttatggtAAGGTGTAGGGAAGCTAGTGCAGAGGGTAGAAGGTATGGGAGGAGAGAATTGGAGGTTTTGGTTGATGGACTTACATGA